TCGAGCCTAAACAGGCACAGTTAAATCTACAGCGTGGTATTTGTTTAGCAGCTTTACAACGACTGGATGAAGCGAATCAGGCAATAGCGCTTGCAAGGGAATATGATCCAGCAGTGTTGATGGACTATTTAACGCAACTTAAAACAACTCAGGAAGCAAAGGCCATAAGAGTTGATGCGCGCCATTTATATCTCGAATCCAAGTATCGTGAGAAAAAAGTTTGCTATTGGGAGAACTTGGATGCATATGAGAGCTTTATGGAAAAACAGCTTGCCCCAGAGAACTTGGGTGATTCGCCATTCAAATCGGCAGGTTACGCATTTGAAATATTATCCTCGCGATTAAACAATACATACCGACTAATGATAGGTCACCTGATATCAACTAATCATAAAATAGGAATACAAAAATCTGGTTTAAAACCAATTGAACATGTTAGGAAAACAAAACCAAAAATAAGGATAGCGTACATCTCCCCAGATTTCCGCCAGCATGCAACTTCGATCTTAACTTGTCAGATTTATGGTTTACACGATAGAAATCAGTTCGAAGTATATGCCTATTCTTTATATAACAATAAAAAAACAGACCATTATCGTATAGATATAGAGCAATCATGCGATGTTTTTCTTGATGTTGCATCAATGAGTGTGCCCGAAATTGCCGCAAAAATTGCTGAAGATGAAATAGATATATTGATAGACCTAGCGGGTTACACAACACATTCTAGGCCAGAGCTTTTTGCATTAAAACCTGCGCCGCTGCAAATGCAGTATCTTGGATATCAAGCAACTACAGGTGCTGATTTTATTGATTATACGATGGTCGATGATGTGCTTTGCACAAATGGAACAGATCATTATTGGCAAGAGAAGTTGGTTCGTCTGCCTGGTTCATTGTGGCCTTATGATATTGCCATTAGCAATTCAGCTACATTATTTAAGCGCGATCAATATGGGTTGCCGGATGACGGTTTTGTATTTTGCAGTTTGAATAATAGCTACAAAATAGAACCTCTGGTCTTTAATGTCTGGATGAATCTATTAAAAGCGATGCCCCAAAGTGTGCTCTGGTTGTTGACTGACAATTTGGAGACAGAAGAGAATTTAATGCAAGAAGCTGAGACCAGTGGTGTAAGTAAAAGCAGATTGGTCTTCGCGCACCGTACATCATTGGCAGAACATGTGGGGAGACTTCAACTCGCTGACTTGTTTTTGGATAGCCGTTGGCATAATGCCCACACCACAGGTGCAGAAGCGCTCTGGCAGGGTTTGCCGATGATTACCTGTATGAGCGAGCAAACGTCATCACGTGGGGCTGGTTCTTTGTTGTATGCACTTGAAATGCCTGAGCTAGTTGTGGATTCGTTTAAAGCCTATGAAGAGTTGGCAATTTTTTATGCAACGCACCCTCCAGAATATCTGGCGATGCGCGAGAAATTGAAAGCTAAACGCTATACAGCGCCCTTGTTTGACATCAAGCTAAAGGTCAAGCATCTGGAGTGTGCTTATAATATGGCTTGGGAGCGATATCAGGCCGGTTTGCCACCTGAGGCAATCCATGTTCCAATATAGGCTCGTTTCTTTATAGCCTGCTCAATTGAATTCATTCTTTAAACCGAATGCGCCACAAGCCCCGCTTGCAGAACGACTACGCCCGCAGACGATAGACGAAGTGGTCGGGCAGTCGCATTTGCTGGCTGAGGGTAAGCCGCTGCAGCTGGCTTTTACCTCAGGCAAGTTGCCATCGATGATACTCTGGGGCCCACCTGGAGTAGGCAAGACCACGCTTGCACGGCTGATTGCCAATGCTTCAGATGCTGAGTTTATTCCATTGTCAGCTGTGCTAGCTGGCGTGAAGGATATTCGTGCCGCTGTCGAGCAGGCCGAATATAGTCTGCAGCAGTCTGGTCGCCGTACCATCATGTTTGTTGATGAAGTCCACCGATTCAATAAGTCGCAGCAGGATGCATTTCTCCCGTTTGTTGAAAGTGGTTTGCTGACTTTTATAGGCGCGACCACTGAGAATCCGTCGTTTGAAGTGAATAGTGCGTTATTAAGTCGTGCACAGGTCTTCGTGCTCAAGGCTTTATCTGAAGAAGAGCTAGGGCTTTTATTCCAGCGTGCACAACAGGCTGTGGGTGAAGGCGTGACGGTAGAAGAGGGCGTTAAGTCCGAAATACTGGCTTATGCCGATGGTGATGCGCGCCGCTTGCTTAATTTTCTGGAAGGCCTGTTTAATGCAGCGCAGTCCGCCAATATTACGCATATTGATGAGACCTTTCTGCAAAGTACGATGGCCAGCAAGCTGCGTATCTTTGATAAAGGTGGCGAAGCCTTTTACGACCAGATATCTGCGCTACACAAATCGGTGCGTGGCTCTAACCCTGATGCCGCCCTCTATTGGTTTCTTCGCATGATTGATGGTGGGGCAGATCCTTTGTATCTGGGTCGCCGCATTATGCGTATGGCGATTGAAGACATTGGTATTGCCGACCCACGCGCCCAGACTATGGCGCTCGAAGCTTGCCAGATATATGAACGGCTTGGTTCGCCAGAAGGCGAATTAGCATTATCCAATGCCGTAATCTACTGTGCAGTCGCACCTAAGAGCAATGCTGCTTATATGGCCTACAACCAGGCTAAGGCATTTATCTCACAGGATAAATCGCGCAACGTACCCCTACATTTACGCAATGCGCCGACCAAGCTGATGAAAGAGTTGGATTACGGCAAAGAGTATCGTTATGCGCACAATGAGCCTGATGCTTTTGCCGCAGGTGTAGATTATTTCCCTGATGATCTACAGGTGATTGAGTTTTATATGCCCACGCCACGCGGCCTAGAGGGTAAAATTGGCGAAAAGCTGCAGCGCCTCAAACAGCTTGATCATGAAGCCAAGCAAAAGCATTCAAAAAAGAAATAGTAAAAATAATTAGGAAATAGCATGTTAGATATTCAGCAGTTGCGTAACGATTTAGATGCAGTAGTCAGCAAACTCGCTGCCCGCGGTTTTAGTTTCGATACAGCAAGTTTCACTGCGCTGGAGCAGGAACGTAAAACCGTACAAACCCGCACACAAGACTTGCAAGCCAAACGCAATGCGACCTCTAAGCAGATTGGCATTGCAAAATCTAAAGGCGAAGATGTTAGCGCGATTTTGGCTGAAGTGGCTG
This genomic window from Methyloradius palustris contains:
- a CDS encoding O-linked N-acetylglucosamine transferase, SPINDLY family protein, coding for MSSTEKTLQYWFNLGSTLHQQHRLNEALIAFQSALELSRTPTTLSAVATLYSERMRFEEALPYALEALSLLPCHPQLIGNLAVLEAHLDKYEDALEHYNQALELAPNLAIALINRGAVLTKLGKRKEALAHNKNALERLPEIFQTYFNYADNLITIFKYHEALNICEAGLKIEPKQAQLNLQRGICLAALQRLDEANQAIALAREYDPAVLMDYLTQLKTTQEAKAIRVDARHLYLESKYREKKVCYWENLDAYESFMEKQLAPENLGDSPFKSAGYAFEILSSRLNNTYRLMIGHLISTNHKIGIQKSGLKPIEHVRKTKPKIRIAYISPDFRQHATSILTCQIYGLHDRNQFEVYAYSLYNNKKTDHYRIDIEQSCDVFLDVASMSVPEIAAKIAEDEIDILIDLAGYTTHSRPELFALKPAPLQMQYLGYQATTGADFIDYTMVDDVLCTNGTDHYWQEKLVRLPGSLWPYDIAISNSATLFKRDQYGLPDDGFVFCSLNNSYKIEPLVFNVWMNLLKAMPQSVLWLLTDNLETEENLMQEAETSGVSKSRLVFAHRTSLAEHVGRLQLADLFLDSRWHNAHTTGAEALWQGLPMITCMSEQTSSRGAGSLLYALEMPELVVDSFKAYEELAIFYATHPPEYLAMREKLKAKRYTAPLFDIKLKVKHLECAYNMAWERYQAGLPPEAIHVPI
- a CDS encoding replication-associated recombination protein A; translation: MNSFFKPNAPQAPLAERLRPQTIDEVVGQSHLLAEGKPLQLAFTSGKLPSMILWGPPGVGKTTLARLIANASDAEFIPLSAVLAGVKDIRAAVEQAEYSLQQSGRRTIMFVDEVHRFNKSQQDAFLPFVESGLLTFIGATTENPSFEVNSALLSRAQVFVLKALSEEELGLLFQRAQQAVGEGVTVEEGVKSEILAYADGDARRLLNFLEGLFNAAQSANITHIDETFLQSTMASKLRIFDKGGEAFYDQISALHKSVRGSNPDAALYWFLRMIDGGADPLYLGRRIMRMAIEDIGIADPRAQTMALEACQIYERLGSPEGELALSNAVIYCAVAPKSNAAYMAYNQAKAFISQDKSRNVPLHLRNAPTKLMKELDYGKEYRYAHNEPDAFAAGVDYFPDDLQVIEFYMPTPRGLEGKIGEKLQRLKQLDHEAKQKHSKKK